A single Melopsittacus undulatus isolate bMelUnd1 chromosome 11, bMelUnd1.mat.Z, whole genome shotgun sequence DNA region contains:
- the TMEM100 gene encoding transmembrane protein 100, which translates to MTNEPIKEILGAPKHPGTVTMEKCNNNDCVITTIPLVSECQLTAATGGAELSCYRCTIPFGVVILIAGIVVTAVAYSFNSHGSIISVFGLVLLSSGLLLLASSAVCWKIRQQNKKAKRRESQTALVANQRTLFG; encoded by the coding sequence ATGACAAATGAACCTATTAAAGAGATTCTGGGTGCTCCAAAGCATCCTGGTACTGTAACCATGGAGAAGTGTAATAACAATGACTGTGTGATAACCACCATCCCTCTTGTCAGTGAGTGCCAGCTGACTGCAGCAACAGGGGGAGCAGAACTCTCCTGTTACCGCTGTACCATTCCCTTTGGGGTGGTTATCCTCATAGCCGGCATCGTGGTTACTGCTGTGGCATACAGCTTTAATTCTCATGGATCCATCATCTCGGTGTTTGGATTAGTCCTTTTGTCATCAGGACTCCTTTTGCTGGCTTCTAGTGCAGTGTGCTGGAAAATCAGgcagcaaaacaagaaagcaaagaggCGGGAGAGCCAGACAGCGCTTGTGGCAAATCAGAGAACCTTGTTTGGTTAA